In uncultured Cohaesibacter sp., a genomic segment contains:
- a CDS encoding ABC transporter ATP-binding protein has translation MSAEHGITINHVSRSFKGRGAVVQALSDVSLACPEGSFTALIGPSGCGKSTILRLALGLDAPDTGDVMISGMTPFKAARSGKTGVAFQDAALMPWRTVEDNIMLPLDVLGHKRGDYLAEVAKLVDLVGLNGFEKALPGELSGGMRQRAAIARALITRPEILFLDEPFGALDQILRRQMNIELQRIWMESRATTLLVTHGIDEAIFLADRVVVMQSKPGRISRVIDVPFDRPRKPDLFSDPRFHALEKDIAEALDGQ, from the coding sequence ATGAGTGCCGAACACGGTATCACCATCAATCACGTGTCGCGATCCTTCAAGGGTCGCGGCGCGGTCGTTCAGGCCCTGAGCGATGTGTCCCTCGCCTGTCCGGAAGGCTCCTTCACCGCCCTGATCGGGCCGTCGGGCTGTGGCAAGTCGACCATCCTGCGGCTGGCGCTGGGGCTTGATGCTCCGGACACCGGCGATGTGATGATCAGCGGCATGACCCCATTCAAGGCGGCCAGAAGCGGCAAGACGGGTGTTGCCTTCCAGGATGCGGCACTGATGCCATGGCGCACCGTGGAAGACAATATCATGCTGCCTCTCGACGTGCTCGGCCACAAGCGGGGCGACTATCTGGCCGAGGTAGCCAAGCTGGTCGATCTGGTGGGGCTCAACGGTTTCGAAAAGGCGCTGCCCGGCGAGCTGTCCGGCGGCATGCGCCAGCGCGCAGCCATCGCCCGCGCCCTCATCACCCGCCCGGAAATTCTCTTTCTGGATGAACCCTTTGGCGCGCTCGACCAGATCCTGCGCCGCCAGATGAACATCGAGCTGCAGCGCATCTGGATGGAAAGCCGGGCAACCACCCTGCTGGTCACCCATGGCATCGACGAGGCGATCTTCCTTGCCGACCGCGTGGTGGTCATGCAGAGCAAGCCGGGGCGGATCAGCCGCGTCATCGATGTGCCGTTCGACCGGCCGCGCAAGCCCGACCTGTTTTCCGATCCTCGCTTCCACGCCCTCGAGAAGGACATCGCGGAGGCGCTGGATGGCCAGTAA
- a CDS encoding ABC transporter permease subunit produces MASNRTASERSDALSPIRKLLRSSTLRNWLLLLIVWEIIGQLRLVADGALPAPSAILARLWVDWSDYPPHILATLEGASAGFLIGNALAIAAGVLFAIFPITQRLARGVNVALFALPPIAVSPILVITFSGMTPRIILAAIGCYFVTMSATVTGIQQTDRRVVDVVRAYGGRQWKTLVHAQMRSAIPSILAGLRIAAPNAVLGSILAEFGGGGRYGLGVYLIGSLGRGEPDRLWGIGLSATVIAGLAYLLFSLLATRLTGASKAVTVPASPPATKAEKNPLIEAALITVSFALPFLLWGLLLSIMGTPAMIAKTPLGVFDYLFMMPNSPASLGKLAMALTETLPMTMIGMAMGLFFAFALALCSVLYPAIIRGFMPVALVTQTMPLVALTPLLVLILGRGPSVILWITVSVTFFPAFVTMAQGLSMVSRAAIEVPKAYGAGPVKQLWLVSIPASLPYLFAATRLAVPRALLGVMIAEWLATGKGLGNLLNQSRGYLDYGMIWSVAVVSVLISVLFYQIVVAIEHRVLTKRGMAPAQ; encoded by the coding sequence ATGGCCAGTAACAGGACCGCTTCAGAGAGGTCCGACGCCCTCTCCCCGATCCGCAAGCTGCTGCGCTCGTCCACCTTGCGCAACTGGCTCTTGCTGTTGATCGTCTGGGAGATCATCGGTCAGTTGCGACTGGTTGCCGACGGAGCCCTGCCTGCGCCATCCGCCATTCTGGCGCGGCTGTGGGTCGACTGGTCCGACTATCCGCCGCATATTCTGGCGACACTGGAAGGGGCAAGCGCCGGCTTCCTCATCGGCAATGCCCTGGCGATTGCTGCAGGGGTGCTGTTCGCCATCTTCCCGATCACCCAGCGACTGGCACGCGGGGTCAATGTGGCGCTGTTCGCCCTGCCGCCGATTGCCGTTTCGCCAATCCTTGTCATCACCTTTTCGGGCATGACGCCCCGCATCATTCTGGCGGCCATCGGCTGCTATTTTGTTACCATGAGCGCCACCGTAACCGGCATCCAGCAGACCGACCGGCGCGTTGTCGATGTGGTCCGGGCCTATGGCGGTCGCCAGTGGAAGACGCTTGTTCACGCGCAAATGCGCAGCGCCATCCCATCCATATTGGCGGGTCTCAGGATTGCGGCCCCCAATGCGGTTCTTGGCTCCATTCTAGCGGAGTTCGGCGGCGGCGGTCGGTATGGACTGGGGGTCTATCTGATCGGTTCGCTTGGCCGGGGCGAGCCCGACCGACTGTGGGGAATCGGTCTATCGGCAACTGTGATTGCAGGGCTCGCCTATCTCCTCTTTTCCCTTCTGGCGACCCGCCTCACAGGAGCATCCAAGGCCGTTACTGTGCCAGCCAGTCCGCCGGCAACCAAGGCCGAGAAAAATCCTCTGATTGAAGCGGCTCTGATCACGGTGTCCTTTGCCTTGCCATTCCTGTTATGGGGGCTGTTGCTCTCGATCATGGGCACCCCGGCAATGATCGCCAAGACGCCGCTTGGCGTGTTTGACTATCTGTTCATGATGCCCAACAGCCCGGCGAGCCTTGGCAAGCTGGCAATGGCCCTCACAGAAACCCTGCCGATGACGATGATCGGCATGGCCATGGGGCTGTTCTTCGCCTTTGCGCTGGCGCTCTGTTCGGTGCTCTATCCGGCCATCATCCGCGGCTTCATGCCTGTGGCGCTGGTCACCCAGACCATGCCGCTGGTCGCCCTGACGCCGCTATTGGTGCTGATCCTCGGGCGCGGCCCTTCGGTCATCCTGTGGATCACGGTGTCGGTCACCTTCTTTCCCGCCTTCGTCACCATGGCACAGGGTCTGTCCATGGTGTCGCGCGCGGCCATCGAGGTGCCCAAGGCCTATGGTGCCGGACCGGTCAAGCAGCTCTGGCTGGTCTCCATTCCGGCTTCCCTGCCCTATCTGTTTGCCGCAACCCGGCTTGCGGTTCCCCGGGCGCTGCTGGGTGTGATGATTGCCGAGTGGCTCGCCACCGGCAAGGGCCTTGGCAATCTGCTCAACCAGTCCCGCGGTTATCTCGACTATGGCATGATCTGGTCAGTCGCAGTGGTTTCGGTGCTGATATCCGTCCTTTTCTATCAAATCGTGGTCGCCATCGAACATCGCGTGCTTACCAAGCGCGGCATGGCACCTGCACAATAA
- a CDS encoding 5-formyltetrahydrofolate cyclo-ligase: MDIVDHKIKVRERVWRALRKVAVPDSRFHFDFGEFIADFEGGEAAVQRLVDHEYYQKSNYIFITPDNCLDRLRLKALEDGKTVLMTTYSIKRGFWLLDPKTIAPELYLYASTLDGMERVGRPVSLKDLAEMPKVDYMVTGTGAINTKGIRFGKGHGFFDSEWGMLYQIGRISTETPSAAVVHDCQLLEEELTPDVYDTVADAIFTPTRTILVDGPHKPTCGILWDRLDPVMFETIPPLQELKAMGL, translated from the coding sequence ATGGATATTGTTGATCACAAGATCAAAGTCCGCGAACGCGTTTGGCGCGCGTTGCGCAAGGTCGCTGTGCCTGACAGCCGCTTTCACTTCGATTTTGGCGAATTCATCGCCGATTTCGAAGGCGGCGAGGCGGCGGTTCAGCGGCTGGTTGACCACGAATACTACCAGAAATCGAACTATATCTTCATCACGCCGGACAACTGCCTCGACCGCCTGCGCCTCAAGGCGCTGGAAGATGGCAAGACGGTGCTGATGACGACCTATTCGATCAAGCGCGGCTTCTGGCTGCTCGATCCGAAGACGATCGCCCCGGAGCTCTATCTCTATGCCTCGACACTGGACGGCATGGAACGGGTTGGCCGTCCGGTCAGCCTCAAGGATCTCGCCGAGATGCCAAAGGTCGACTATATGGTCACCGGCACCGGCGCCATCAACACCAAGGGCATCCGCTTCGGCAAGGGCCACGGCTTCTTCGACAGCGAATGGGGCATGCTCTATCAGATCGGCCGGATATCGACCGAAACCCCGTCAGCCGCGGTGGTGCATGATTGCCAGCTGCTGGAAGAGGAACTGACGCCGGATGTCTATGACACCGTTGCCGATGCCATCTTCACGCCGACCCGGACCATTCTGGTCGATGGTCCGCACAAGCCGACCTGCGGCATCCTGTGGGACCGTCTCGATCCGGTGATGTTCGAGACCATTCCGCCGCTGCAGGAACTCAAGGCCATGGGCCTGTGA
- a CDS encoding LysR family transcriptional regulator, translating to MNIKELQAFTAVVQEGTVSGAARVMNLSQPAVSRLIMLLESELHISLFRREKQRLYLTEEGQAFNREARRILAGISEIPRIAEEIRAHRLKRLRMVTMPRAALSVVAPVVARFTRENPDVKLSLDIRSHRDIESWINGREYDLGFGNVPITHWAAESTPIGQAVLEVLMPIDHPFAKKQVVTLQDLATVPLVQQFPGMLLRRQTDALFDAHDVRIEQEVLAGSSQMAQYLVANGAGVTIIDRLSVLAMDDRLITTRPLSPTRWVTFGVIRHRNDDPDPLVLRLTEMLRERVVECAVDGSIIPLMG from the coding sequence ATGAATATCAAGGAGCTGCAAGCCTTCACCGCTGTCGTTCAGGAAGGAACAGTCAGCGGTGCTGCGCGGGTGATGAACCTGAGCCAACCCGCAGTCAGCCGCCTGATCATGCTGCTGGAAAGCGAGTTGCATATCTCCCTGTTCCGGCGCGAAAAGCAGCGGCTCTATCTTACCGAGGAGGGGCAGGCCTTCAACCGCGAGGCTCGGCGGATCCTGGCTGGCATCAGCGAAATTCCGCGGATCGCCGAGGAAATCCGCGCCCATCGGCTCAAGCGTCTGCGGATGGTGACCATGCCGCGTGCCGCCCTGTCGGTGGTGGCCCCCGTCGTTGCCCGGTTCACGCGCGAGAATCCCGACGTCAAGCTGTCTCTCGACATCCGGTCGCATCGGGACATCGAAAGCTGGATCAACGGGCGGGAGTATGATCTGGGGTTCGGCAATGTGCCCATCACCCACTGGGCGGCGGAAAGCACGCCGATCGGCCAGGCGGTGCTGGAGGTGCTGATGCCCATCGACCATCCGTTTGCGAAAAAGCAAGTGGTGACCCTTCAGGATCTGGCGACCGTGCCGCTGGTGCAGCAATTTCCGGGCATGTTGCTGCGACGCCAGACCGACGCCCTGTTCGATGCCCATGACGTGCGGATCGAGCAGGAGGTGCTGGCCGGGTCTTCGCAGATGGCCCAGTATCTTGTCGCCAACGGCGCTGGCGTGACGATCATCGATCGGCTAAGCGTGCTGGCCATGGACGACCGGTTGATCACCACCCGTCCCCTGTCGCCGACCCGCTGGGTGACATTCGGGGTAATTCGCCATCGCAATGATGATCCCGACCCGCTGGTTCTGCGCCTGACCGAGATGCTGCGCGAGCGGGTGGTCGAGTGTGCCGTTGATGGCTCGATCATTCCCCTCATGGGCTAG
- a CDS encoding alpha/beta hydrolase, which produces MSSQEPSPWSAPLMDLVRALPARQSVEVNGLPISYRTMGEGRPILFLHGLLGSADSWLFQLHDLSSRYRVISWDAPGYGQSAEVEPDIEAFAEQLRGFIAKLALPSLTVVGHSMGGTLAARVAADPEPQIWRVILSCTHPGYGEPLDTPPTAKLVDRIRALKEEGGEAYGRERATNMVAHPVDPFALETAAYVASGTKADGLFSATRMLQFADLRSFYEKITIPMLVLFAQKDPVVRPELSAELRALTPQATQKTLPNVGHAPYLEDKENYEQVITSFIAHSSSHSEP; this is translated from the coding sequence ATGTCCTCACAAGAACCATCACCCTGGTCGGCTCCGCTGATGGATCTGGTCCGGGCCCTGCCCGCTCGGCAGAGCGTGGAGGTCAACGGGCTGCCGATATCCTACCGCACCATGGGCGAAGGCAGGCCCATTCTCTTTTTGCACGGCCTTTTGGGCAGCGCAGACAGCTGGCTGTTTCAGCTGCACGACCTGTCATCCCGCTACCGGGTCATCTCGTGGGACGCGCCCGGCTATGGGCAATCCGCCGAGGTCGAACCGGACATCGAGGCCTTTGCCGAGCAGTTGCGCGGCTTCATCGCCAAACTGGCGCTGCCATCCCTGACCGTTGTCGGCCATTCCATGGGCGGAACACTGGCCGCCCGGGTTGCCGCCGACCCTGAGCCGCAGATCTGGCGGGTGATCCTCTCCTGCACGCACCCAGGCTATGGCGAGCCTCTGGATACGCCACCAACCGCCAAGCTTGTCGACCGGATTCGCGCACTCAAGGAAGAAGGTGGCGAGGCCTACGGCCGGGAACGGGCCACCAACATGGTCGCCCATCCTGTGGATCCCTTCGCCCTCGAAACGGCCGCCTATGTCGCCTCAGGCACCAAGGCTGACGGCCTCTTCTCGGCAACGCGGATGCTGCAATTTGCCGATCTACGCTCCTTCTACGAGAAGATCACGATCCCGATGCTGGTGCTTTTCGCTCAGAAGGACCCGGTCGTCCGGCCCGAACTTTCCGCCGAACTCAGGGCTCTGACCCCACAGGCGACACAAAAGACATTGCCCAACGTGGGCCATGCGCCCTATCTGGAGGACAAGGAAAACTATGAACAGGTCATCACATCTTTCATCGCACATTCCTCCAGCCACTCCGAGCCATGA
- the dcuC gene encoding C4-dicarboxylate transporter DcuC: MLGFLIGLVVTIVVAWLIIKKYQSHTVLLLAGLLLLALTLVVAPESSILFKKATSTGLSLFDIFDYVRGSLAYRAAGLGMIIMTAGGFAKYMDYIGATDAMVDVAIRPLKLLNAPYVVLALGYAVGQVLNIFIPSAAGLAMLLLVTFYPTLVRLGVSRAAAAAMIGTTAVLDLGPASGASNLAAKTAELDVAVYFAQHQLPVGIAAIIVITILTYVSARYFDKKEGHVVEAETHAVDPAKADGKKSAPAFYALLPMLPLALILVFSKLLISSVKLDVVTAMLIGALVGLVCEALRHRNGKAVTKGFMAFFDGMGQMFARIVSLIVCAEVFAAGLTTIGMVDFLINAAQGSGFGVTAMTIVMCAMVTVIAVITGSGNAAFFSFGHLAPNIASSFGAASVSMLLPMQLTAGLARSMSPVAGVIIAVSDAGQCSPIDIVRRTALPVAGGILTVVLFGIIFA, translated from the coding sequence ATGTTAGGTTTTCTCATTGGCCTTGTCGTCACGATAGTCGTGGCATGGCTCATCATCAAGAAATACCAGTCACACACCGTGCTGCTGCTGGCTGGTCTGCTGCTTCTTGCGCTGACGCTCGTTGTCGCGCCTGAAAGCTCGATCCTGTTCAAGAAGGCCACGTCGACGGGCCTGTCGCTGTTTGACATCTTCGACTATGTGCGCGGTTCGCTGGCCTATCGGGCAGCAGGACTTGGCATGATCATAATGACCGCCGGTGGCTTTGCCAAATACATGGACTATATCGGGGCCACAGATGCCATGGTCGATGTCGCCATTCGCCCGCTCAAGCTGCTGAACGCACCTTACGTGGTTCTGGCGCTCGGCTATGCCGTGGGGCAGGTGCTCAACATCTTCATCCCTAGCGCCGCCGGCCTTGCCATGCTGCTGCTGGTCACCTTCTACCCGACCCTTGTCCGGCTGGGTGTCAGCCGTGCAGCTGCGGCTGCCATGATCGGCACCACCGCCGTGCTTGACCTTGGTCCGGCGTCCGGTGCCTCCAACCTCGCGGCCAAGACCGCCGAGCTCGATGTCGCGGTCTATTTTGCCCAGCATCAGCTGCCGGTCGGCATTGCCGCCATCATCGTCATCACCATCCTGACCTATGTCAGCGCCCGCTATTTCGACAAGAAAGAAGGGCATGTGGTCGAGGCAGAGACACACGCCGTGGATCCGGCAAAGGCCGATGGCAAGAAGTCCGCGCCAGCTTTCTATGCCCTGCTACCGATGCTGCCGCTGGCCCTTATCCTCGTCTTTTCCAAGCTGCTCATCAGCTCGGTAAAGCTTGATGTCGTCACTGCCATGCTGATCGGAGCGCTCGTCGGTCTGGTTTGCGAAGCCCTCCGCCATCGCAATGGCAAGGCTGTCACCAAAGGCTTCATGGCCTTCTTTGACGGCATGGGTCAGATGTTTGCCCGCATCGTTTCCCTGATCGTCTGTGCCGAGGTATTTGCCGCCGGTCTGACGACCATCGGCATGGTCGACTTCCTGATCAACGCGGCACAGGGGTCCGGTTTCGGTGTCACGGCCATGACCATCGTCATGTGCGCCATGGTCACGGTCATCGCCGTCATCACCGGCTCCGGCAATGCGGCCTTCTTCTCCTTCGGCCATCTTGCACCCAATATTGCATCGAGCTTCGGGGCTGCCTCGGTCTCCATGCTGCTGCCGATGCAGCTGACCGCCGGTCTTGCCCGGTCCATGTCGCCGGTTGCCGGTGTCATCATCGCCGTCAGCGATGCCGGCCAGTGCTCTCCGATCGACATCGTCCGTCGCACCGCCCTGCCTGTAGCAGGCGGCATCCTGACCGTCGTTCTGTTCGGGATCATCTTTGCCTGA
- a CDS encoding M20 family metallopeptidase encodes MNPAELDLDSFLKDLEFLVNIDSGSGDLDGVSAVAAFFEEEFTKLGWQVIRRDVGSDVGPCLEILSPGNRNDHDILLLGHMDTVFPKGTAAERPFHIEGNRAYGPGVMDMKSGDLFALYLARLFHKTGEATPSICLALNSHEEIGSELSRGWIEDLARRSHHAFILEPGRANGDLVFERKGTGRYCLKFHGKAAHSGVDPQNGASAINELACWVTELHKLTDFETGLTLNVGLISGGTSVNAIAEFAEAEVDLRFVSQDQADLVEARIREMAQNVFTPNVTVSVTGGVSRPPMNASDDALTLCRKVDAIAADLGVKIGWQKTGGGSDGNFTADVGIPTIDGMGPVGGRAHSREEYLEVDSISERFALLAGIVRALKA; translated from the coding sequence ATGAACCCTGCTGAGCTGGACCTCGATAGTTTTCTCAAGGATCTCGAATTTCTGGTCAATATCGATAGTGGCAGTGGCGACCTTGACGGCGTCAGTGCCGTGGCCGCCTTTTTCGAAGAGGAGTTTACCAAGCTTGGCTGGCAGGTCATCCGGCGCGACGTCGGTTCCGACGTTGGCCCATGCCTTGAAATCCTGAGCCCGGGAAACAGGAACGACCATGACATCCTGCTGCTCGGCCATATGGACACCGTCTTTCCAAAGGGAACCGCAGCCGAACGGCCGTTTCATATCGAAGGCAACCGGGCCTATGGCCCCGGTGTCATGGACATGAAATCGGGCGATCTCTTTGCCCTCTACCTCGCGCGGTTGTTTCACAAGACAGGAGAGGCCACGCCATCCATCTGCCTCGCCCTCAACAGTCACGAGGAAATCGGCTCCGAGCTGTCACGCGGCTGGATCGAGGATCTGGCCCGGCGCAGTCACCATGCCTTCATCCTCGAACCGGGCCGCGCCAATGGCGATCTGGTCTTTGAACGCAAGGGCACCGGTCGCTATTGCCTCAAGTTTCATGGCAAGGCAGCCCATTCCGGGGTTGACCCGCAGAACGGCGCCAGCGCCATCAACGAACTGGCCTGCTGGGTAACCGAACTGCACAAGCTGACGGATTTCGAAACCGGCCTGACGCTCAATGTCGGGCTCATTTCGGGCGGCACATCGGTCAATGCCATCGCCGAATTCGCCGAGGCCGAGGTCGATCTGCGTTTTGTCTCGCAAGACCAGGCCGACCTGGTCGAAGCTCGCATTCGCGAAATGGCCCAGAATGTCTTCACCCCGAATGTCACCGTCTCCGTTACCGGCGGCGTTTCCCGCCCGCCAATGAATGCCTCCGATGATGCGCTGACGCTCTGCCGCAAGGTGGATGCCATCGCCGCAGACCTTGGCGTCAAAATCGGCTGGCAGAAGACCGGTGGTGGCTCGGACGGCAACTTCACCGCCGATGTCGGCATCCCGACCATCGACGGCATGGGGCCGGTTGGTGGCCGAGCACACAGCCGGGAGGAATATCTCGAAGTTGACAGCATCAGCGAGCGCTTTGCCCTGCTTGCAGGCATCGTGCGGGCCTTGAAGGCATGA
- a CDS encoding M20 aminoacylase family protein, translating into MAVDNWVSREIDDLTAFRRDLHENPELLYDLARTSKKVAEALRAAGVDEVVEGLGKTGVVGVIHGQSNKSGRTIGLRADMDALPIVEATGLPHASKVPGKMHACGHDGHTTMLLGAARHFVESRAFDGTVLVIFQPAEEGGAGAQAMIDDGLFERWPCDEVYGMHNIPDVPVGHFVTGKGPSMGAVDMFDIKVTGRGGHAAQPHNAIDPFPAVAAIIQAINGMSARTVNPLESHVVSLCGITSNDSYNVIPEEINIKGTVRTLNEAVRDHVEARLGKIVAQIAEGNNCVGKLDYRRLYPVMVNHDEATEHAAKAARAVSGDDAVRIDMPPTLGGEDFAFMLNAVPGAMIHVGNGPSAQLHHPKFDFNDEVIKWGCSYWAQLVRDRLPL; encoded by the coding sequence ATGGCAGTTGATAATTGGGTCTCGCGTGAAATCGATGACCTGACCGCTTTCCGGCGGGATTTGCACGAGAATCCCGAACTGCTTTACGACCTTGCGCGCACCTCGAAGAAAGTGGCCGAAGCGCTGCGCGCTGCGGGTGTCGACGAGGTGGTTGAAGGGCTGGGCAAGACCGGTGTTGTCGGTGTCATCCATGGCCAGAGCAACAAATCCGGCCGCACCATCGGCCTGCGTGCCGATATGGATGCCCTGCCGATCGTCGAAGCCACCGGACTGCCTCACGCCTCGAAGGTTCCGGGCAAGATGCATGCCTGCGGCCATGATGGCCACACCACCATGCTGCTGGGCGCTGCAAGGCATTTTGTCGAAAGCCGCGCCTTTGACGGCACGGTGCTGGTGATCTTCCAGCCCGCCGAAGAAGGCGGCGCTGGCGCACAGGCGATGATCGATGACGGCCTGTTCGAGCGTTGGCCTTGCGATGAAGTCTATGGCATGCACAACATCCCCGATGTGCCGGTCGGCCATTTCGTAACCGGCAAGGGGCCCAGCATGGGGGCCGTTGACATGTTTGACATCAAGGTGACTGGTCGGGGTGGCCATGCGGCCCAGCCGCACAATGCCATCGACCCGTTCCCGGCTGTCGCTGCCATCATCCAGGCTATCAACGGCATGAGTGCTCGCACCGTCAATCCGCTGGAGTCCCACGTGGTTTCTTTGTGCGGTATCACCAGTAACGACAGCTACAACGTCATCCCCGAAGAGATCAACATCAAGGGTACCGTCCGTACCCTCAATGAGGCTGTGCGTGATCATGTCGAGGCACGCCTTGGCAAGATCGTGGCGCAGATTGCCGAAGGCAACAATTGCGTCGGGAAACTGGATTACCGCCGTCTCTATCCGGTGATGGTCAATCATGACGAGGCAACCGAGCATGCGGCCAAGGCCGCCCGTGCGGTTTCAGGCGACGATGCTGTCCGCATCGACATGCCGCCAACCCTCGGCGGCGAGGACTTCGCCTTCATGCTGAATGCCGTGCCGGGTGCGATGATCCATGTCGGCAATGGCCCCTCCGCCCAGCTGCATCACCCGAAATTTGACTTCAATGACGAGGTGATCAAGTGGGGCTGTTCCTACTGGGCCCAGCTGGTGCGGGACAGGTTGCCGCTCTAG
- a CDS encoding L-2-amino-thiazoline-4-carboxylic acid hydrolase: MNDIPILERRRIEAMILKHVLDVITERSGRAEAEAVIGETCSRSAIEQGKAMAEGLDHAPTLSDFADILPNWTKEDALQIETLVTEPDQMDFNVTRCRYAEMYKEMGLGDIGHLLSCNRDGDFCVGYNPEIRLERTQTIMKGASHCDFRYKMK, translated from the coding sequence ATGAACGATATACCCATTCTGGAACGCCGCCGCATCGAGGCAATGATCTTGAAGCATGTGCTGGATGTGATCACCGAACGCAGCGGCCGCGCCGAAGCCGAAGCCGTGATCGGCGAAACCTGCTCCCGCTCGGCCATCGAGCAGGGCAAGGCCATGGCAGAAGGGCTCGACCACGCCCCGACCCTTTCCGATTTTGCCGACATTCTGCCCAACTGGACCAAGGAAGATGCGCTCCAGATCGAAACGCTGGTGACCGAGCCGGACCAGATGGACTTCAATGTCACCCGGTGCCGCTACGCCGAAATGTACAAGGAAATGGGGCTTGGCGATATTGGCCATCTCCTGTCCTGCAACCGTGATGGCGACTTCTGCGTCGGCTATAACCCCGAGATCAGACTGGAGCGCACCCAGACAATCATGAAGGGCGCTTCCCATTGTGATTTCAGATACAAGATGAAGTGA
- a CDS encoding FAD-dependent oxidoreductase has product MSNPVTFPPSIWAVTAPARPEAAPLTEAIETDTVVIGGGFTGLGAALHLAKAGREVVLLEGKAIGWGASGRNNGQVIPTLTAAEPDMWVQRYGETGRLFAQMIGASANVLFDAIREEDIVSHADAEQTGWFQPAHTPGRTKLSQKRVEAWQRFGLDARYLDRKATTELLGTDHWYGGMLAPSGGHINPLGLARGLALALERAGGTIHEATPVVSYAHDGTQWVVKTDRGSVKARALILATNAYTGEVVPKLNRRLAHSIVPVSSWQMSTEPLSDELRATILPGRQAVSDTRGDLRFFHYDRDNRLITGGAIMGFGDLAARMARKAANNLADSFPQLAPPKMTHVWEGFLSMNWDRFPRVHSLGPNGWTWIGCNGRGVALGYSLGREMARATNGEDLASLALPTTEPHSLPFHAIGRAIAPYYLAWYKFKDRREYKS; this is encoded by the coding sequence ATGAGCAATCCAGTCACATTCCCTCCCTCCATCTGGGCCGTCACCGCACCGGCCCGCCCCGAGGCAGCTCCGCTCACCGAAGCGATTGAAACCGATACGGTGGTGATCGGCGGCGGCTTCACCGGACTGGGCGCCGCCCTGCATCTGGCCAAGGCCGGGCGTGAGGTGGTTTTGCTGGAAGGCAAGGCGATCGGCTGGGGCGCTTCCGGGCGCAACAACGGGCAGGTCATTCCAACCCTTACCGCTGCCGAACCGGACATGTGGGTTCAGCGCTACGGCGAGACCGGCCGCCTCTTTGCCCAGATGATTGGCGCGTCTGCCAATGTCCTGTTTGACGCGATCCGGGAAGAAGACATCGTCTCTCATGCCGATGCCGAACAGACCGGCTGGTTCCAGCCGGCCCACACCCCGGGACGCACGAAACTGAGCCAGAAGCGTGTCGAGGCATGGCAGCGGTTTGGCCTTGATGCCCGTTATCTTGATCGCAAGGCGACCACGGAACTGCTCGGCACCGACCATTGGTATGGCGGCATGCTCGCGCCATCCGGAGGCCATATCAACCCGCTTGGTCTGGCCCGTGGATTGGCACTGGCCTTAGAAAGGGCCGGAGGCACCATCCATGAGGCCACACCGGTCGTATCCTATGCCCATGATGGCACTCAGTGGGTCGTCAAGACCGACCGGGGTTCGGTCAAGGCGCGGGCGCTGATCCTTGCCACCAACGCCTACACCGGCGAAGTGGTACCAAAGCTCAACCGCCGTCTTGCCCATTCCATCGTGCCGGTTTCCTCCTGGCAGATGTCAACCGAACCGCTGAGCGATGAGCTGCGCGCAACGATCCTGCCGGGACGTCAGGCCGTGTCCGATACCCGCGGCGACCTGCGCTTCTTCCATTATGACCGCGATAACCGCCTGATCACCGGTGGCGCCATCATGGGCTTCGGCGATCTCGCCGCCCGCATGGCTCGCAAGGCCGCCAACAATCTGGCCGACAGCTTCCCACAGCTTGCCCCGCCAAAGATGACCCATGTCTGGGAAGGCTTTCTTTCCATGAACTGGGACCGCTTCCCGCGCGTTCACAGCCTTGGCCCGAATGGCTGGACCTGGATTGGCTGCAATGGTCGCGGTGTTGCGCTCGGCTATTCACTGGGGCGGGAGATGGCTCGCGCCACGAATGGCGAAGATCTCGCCTCGTTGGCTCTGCCAACGACCGAGCCCCATAGCCTGCCGTTCCACGCCATCGGCCGCGCCATAGCGCCTTACTATCTTGCCTGGTACAAATTCAAGGACCGCCGGGAATACAAAAGCTGA